The Suncus etruscus isolate mSunEtr1 chromosome 14, mSunEtr1.pri.cur, whole genome shotgun sequence genome contains a region encoding:
- the TMEM86B gene encoding lysoplasmalogenase has protein sequence MAPYQQCQAGLAPGQHPRPVIGPRVHRTLGLTSNHAPSHPARKAPVSRPATPGVTVNMGARKEGTSRKHGSSVQSPPVYPWLLPFALTCAAYFLLWIPEDQPSAFSAFVKCLPILCLVLLVRATASPDARTPLSAALLCSAVGDVCLIWPSAFLYGLGAFAVAHLLYIWTLGFTPLRLRLLLPIALFSAPYTILLLRSLPADMVLPVVVYALVLACTLWRGLARGGAAGWGTLLFTVSDSVLAWSTFVGPLPHSRLVIMTTYYAAQLLLALSGVQGSRPKAS, from the exons ATGGCACCTTATCAGCAGTGCCAGGCGGGGCTGGCCCCCGGGCAGCATCCCAGGCCTGTTATCGGCCCCAGAGTCCACAGGACACTTGGGTTAACGAGTAACCATGCGCCATCCCATCCTGCCCGCAAAGCGCCCGTGTCCAGACCGGCCACCCCGGGGGTAACAGTCAACATGGGTGCCAGGAAAGAGGGGACATCCCGGAAGCACGGCTCTTCCGTCCAA TCGCCTCCCGTGTACCCCTGGCTGCTCCCCTTCGCCCTCACCTGCGCCGCCTACTTCCTGCTCTGGATCCCTGAGGACCAGCCGTCGGCCTTCAGCGCTTTCGTCAAATGCCTGCCCATCCTCTGCCTGGTGCTGCTGGTGCGGGCCACGGCCTCCCCGGATGCCCGCACCCCCCTCAGTGCGGCCCTGCTATGCTCGGCCGTCGGGGACGTCTGCCTCATCTGGCCCAGCGCCTTCCTCTACG GTCTGGGTGCCTTCGCCGTGGCACACCTGCTGTACATCTGGACTCTGGGCTTCACTCCGCTGCGGCTGCGCCTGCTACTGCCCATCGCGCTCTTCTCGGCGCCTTACACCATTCTCCTGTTGCGTAGCCTGCCCGCCGACATGGTGCTGCCCGTGGTGGTCTATGCGCTGGTGCTCGCCTGTACCCTGTGGCGCGGCCTGGCTCGGGGCGGGGCGGCCGGCTGGGGGACGCTGCTCTTCACCGTGTCCGACTCGGTGCTGGCCTGGAGCACCTTCGTAGGACCACTGCCCCACTCGCGCCTGGTGATCATGACCACCTACTACGCCGCCCAGCTCCTGCTGGCCCTGTCGGGGGTCCAGGGCTCCCGCCCCAAGGCCTCCTGA